A stretch of the Parabacteroides timonensis genome encodes the following:
- a CDS encoding sulfatase-like hydrolase/transferase has product MNKLINNRGLFLSLGSLVAFSSCAQQQAQDQKKPNIVFIFADDMGYGDVSALNENSKLKTTNIDRIANEGVIFTDAHSSSSVSTPSRYSLLTGRYNWRSDLKDGVLYGYDKALIPQDRRTIANVLGECGYQTAAIGKWHLGWDWNNIEAGPENVDFSQPITNGPTTRGFDYYYGISASLDMAPYVYVENDKVTALPDRETVNTGMGFWRKGPTGADFDHEQTLPHLIDKAVGYIHDKSKEDKPFYLYLPLPAPHTPILPIKEYQGKSGLNPYGDFVLMVDDMVGKVMKALKDAGVEENTIIVFSTDNGCSPQAKFDELQEKGHYPSYIYRGHKADLFDGGHRIPCVVRWPAQIKPHVVDQTICLTDFFATFAAVADYQLKDTEGEDSYNILPLLLNEKESNVIREATVHHSINGEFTIRKGDWKLLLSPSSGGWSFPKPGTDDEVIKTLPLVQLYNMKEDPAETNNVYAEHPEIVKELKDLMVKYVKDGRSTPGTPQKNDGPEVWKQLSWME; this is encoded by the coding sequence ATGAACAAGTTAATCAATAATCGCGGACTGTTTCTTTCCTTAGGAAGCTTGGTCGCTTTTAGCAGTTGCGCTCAACAACAAGCGCAAGATCAGAAGAAACCTAATATCGTCTTTATCTTTGCAGACGATATGGGATATGGGGATGTATCGGCGTTGAATGAGAATTCGAAGCTGAAGACAACGAATATCGACCGGATTGCCAATGAAGGGGTGATATTTACGGATGCCCATTCCAGTTCGTCTGTCAGTACCCCATCCCGGTACAGCCTGTTGACAGGGCGGTATAACTGGCGGTCGGATCTGAAGGACGGTGTCCTGTATGGTTACGACAAGGCACTTATCCCGCAGGATCGCCGGACGATTGCGAATGTCCTGGGAGAATGCGGTTATCAGACTGCTGCTATCGGTAAGTGGCATCTGGGGTGGGACTGGAATAATATCGAGGCAGGGCCGGAAAACGTCGATTTCAGTCAGCCGATCACTAACGGGCCGACTACGCGTGGCTTCGACTATTATTATGGGATCTCGGCATCTCTCGATATGGCTCCTTACGTATATGTGGAAAATGACAAGGTTACGGCTTTGCCCGACCGGGAGACAGTCAATACCGGCATGGGATTCTGGCGTAAAGGACCGACCGGAGCGGATTTCGATCATGAGCAGACACTTCCGCACCTGATCGATAAGGCGGTAGGTTATATCCACGACAAGTCGAAGGAGGATAAACCTTTCTACCTGTATCTGCCGTTGCCAGCCCCTCATACCCCGATTCTTCCGATCAAGGAATACCAGGGCAAATCCGGCCTTAACCCTTACGGAGATTTTGTTTTGATGGTGGACGATATGGTTGGTAAGGTGATGAAAGCGTTGAAAGATGCGGGTGTCGAAGAGAATACGATCATCGTTTTCAGTACGGATAACGGTTGCAGCCCGCAGGCTAAATTCGATGAACTTCAGGAGAAAGGGCATTATCCCAGTTATATCTATCGCGGACATAAGGCCGACCTGTTTGACGGTGGCCACCGTATCCCTTGCGTAGTGAGATGGCCGGCTCAGATAAAGCCTCATGTGGTCGACCAGACCATTTGCCTGACGGATTTCTTCGCTACATTTGCCGCTGTTGCCGATTACCAGTTGAAGGATACGGAAGGAGAGGACAGTTATAATATCCTGCCTTTATTGTTGAACGAAAAAGAAAGCAATGTGATCCGTGAAGCGACTGTTCATCATTCTATAAACGGTGAATTTACAATCCGTAAGGGGGATTGGAAATTGTTGTTATCACCGAGCTCCGGCGGATGGAGTTTCCCGAAGCCGGGTACGGATGACGAGGTGATCAAAACGCTGCCGCTTGTTCAGTTGTACAATATGAAGGAAGATCCCGCAGAAACAAACAACGTTTATGCCGAACATCCGGAGATTGTAAAAGAACTGAAAGACCTGATGGTGAAATACGTCAAAGATGGTCGCAGCACTCCGGGGACTCCCCAGAAGAATGATGGGCCCGAAGTCTGGAAGCAGTTGAGCTGGATGGAATAG
- a CDS encoding ion transporter, translating to MEQLENKPGFFQKIRNKINAFLHNKKLKEKLYIIIFESDTPKGKLFDVFLIGFIIASVLVVILESVVTFSDRFKLILQILEYVFTAFFTFEYLVRIYCSPKPKKYIFSFFGIVDLLATLPLYLGFFFRGARYLLIIRTFRLIRVFRVFKLFNFLEEGNLLLVSLRLSSRKIFVFFFFVLILVTSIGTIMFMVEGTQPDTQFNNIPNCIYWAIVTMTTVGYGDITPVTPVGRFISACVMLIGYTIIAVPTGIVSATMMKEHRKRSLLQCPHCFRTGHEEEAKFCKYCGGKLDDTK from the coding sequence ATGGAACAGCTAGAAAACAAGCCTGGATTTTTCCAGAAAATCAGAAACAAGATCAACGCTTTTCTTCATAACAAGAAATTGAAGGAGAAGCTATATATTATTATATTCGAATCAGATACTCCTAAAGGGAAGTTGTTTGATGTTTTTCTTATTGGGTTTATCATTGCTAGCGTGTTGGTGGTGATATTGGAGAGTGTCGTGACCTTTTCCGATCGTTTCAAGCTGATCCTTCAGATACTGGAATATGTGTTTACTGCTTTCTTTACTTTCGAATATCTGGTGCGGATTTATTGTAGCCCTAAACCGAAGAAATATATATTCAGCTTTTTCGGAATTGTGGATTTACTGGCTACATTGCCTTTGTATCTTGGCTTTTTCTTTAGGGGGGCACGTTACCTGTTAATTATAAGAACTTTCCGTTTGATCCGGGTGTTTCGTGTGTTCAAGTTGTTTAATTTCCTGGAAGAGGGGAATTTGTTGCTGGTGTCTTTGCGGCTGAGTAGTCGGAAGATCTTTGTGTTTTTCTTTTTTGTCCTTATCCTGGTTACTTCGATTGGGACGATCATGTTTATGGTCGAGGGTACGCAACCGGATACCCAATTCAATAATATACCCAATTGTATTTATTGGGCGATAGTTACCATGACAACGGTCGGTTATGGAGATATAACGCCTGTTACCCCTGTCGGACGTTTTATCTCGGCTTGCGTGATGCTGATAGGTTATACGATCATTGCAGTCCCGACGGGGATCGTTTCGGCTACGATGATGAAAGAGCATCGCAAACGTAGTCTGTTGCAATGTCCCCATTGTTTCCGGACAGGACATGAAGAAGAAGCTAAGTTCTGCAAGTATTGTGGAGGAAAGCTAGATGATACAAAATAA
- a CDS encoding BF3164 family lipoprotein, which produces MILYEKEGFLIKDNFKGESLIDKIYYNADSVVSIARLGEGPDDFLFLQISEKEPDGSILAIDSRTRKIHNLSPSGKRLSSLKIDNTPFNVIRLDTFFITSLFNYKYENKADERYTLLDRQGQVIRSFGDFPNDGIELSNALKMFAYQGSMAGNRQNGRIAFATRNGVILDIYEIGKDSIRPIALRHEIYAKYKDINIPGGFGTSHEKDDIFGSLDMKTTNNFIYILYSGKYWNKKTEGGLEDVLRARHILIYDWEGNPVCQLETDINLMNICISEDDKQLIGFSYEDDFGLCSFDLSGINALKKK; this is translated from the coding sequence ATGATATTATACGAAAAAGAAGGATTCCTCATTAAGGATAATTTTAAAGGGGAATCTCTTATCGATAAGATTTATTACAATGCAGACAGCGTTGTGTCTATCGCCCGGTTAGGAGAAGGGCCGGATGATTTTCTATTTTTACAAATTTCTGAAAAAGAGCCCGACGGCTCGATTCTGGCTATTGATAGCAGAACACGTAAAATACATAATTTGTCCCCCTCCGGTAAAAGACTGTCTTCCTTAAAGATCGACAATACTCCTTTTAATGTAATCCGCCTCGATACCTTTTTCATCACATCGCTTTTCAACTATAAATATGAAAACAAAGCGGACGAGCGATACACTTTGCTCGATCGGCAAGGTCAGGTAATACGTTCGTTCGGAGATTTCCCCAACGACGGGATAGAATTATCCAACGCACTCAAAATGTTCGCCTACCAAGGTTCAATGGCTGGAAACCGACAAAACGGACGAATAGCTTTCGCGACACGCAACGGGGTCATTCTGGATATCTACGAAATAGGAAAAGACAGTATACGCCCCATTGCTTTAAGGCATGAAATTTATGCAAAATATAAAGACATAAATATCCCCGGAGGATTCGGGACCTCACATGAAAAGGACGACATTTTCGGTAGCCTGGATATGAAGACTACGAATAATTTCATCTACATTCTATATTCAGGAAAATATTGGAATAAGAAAACAGAGGGAGGCCTTGAAGATGTTTTACGTGCCCGACATATTCTCATCTACGACTGGGAAGGTAATCCTGTCTGTCAACTGGAAACAGATATCAACCTGATGAACATCTGTATCAGCGAAGATGACAAGCAATTGATCGGTTTCAGTTATGAAGATGATTTCGGATTATGTTCATTTGATCTTTCCGGGATCAATGCCTTAAAAAAGAAATAG